The Exiguobacterium acetylicum genome includes a window with the following:
- the phoU gene encoding phosphate signaling complex protein PhoU, translating into MAANRTIFGENLAILDQKVFLLARKTMQQIATTAEALEKYDQDIARSVIENDNELDDLELEINDDAILLIAKQQPVATDLRRIITAMKISSDLERIADYAGNISKAVLRVETFPYVIDISLLKEAFETLLDMTETAIVAYRDGDVEKAKALSDLDNIIDETTYKALRQYMRHMSLQPIVVDEVMQFTNICRYIERMGDHLTNVGEHLIYLEKGKHYDLNG; encoded by the coding sequence ATGGCAGCGAACCGTACGATTTTTGGAGAAAACCTTGCAATACTTGATCAAAAAGTCTTTTTACTTGCACGTAAGACGATGCAACAGATCGCAACGACGGCAGAAGCTCTCGAAAAATACGATCAGGATATCGCACGTAGTGTCATCGAGAATGATAATGAACTTGATGATCTTGAACTCGAAATCAACGATGATGCGATTCTCTTGATTGCGAAGCAACAACCGGTTGCGACGGATTTACGACGGATCATCACGGCGATGAAAATTTCATCGGATCTCGAACGGATTGCTGATTATGCAGGTAATATCTCAAAAGCAGTTCTTCGCGTCGAGACATTCCCGTACGTCATCGATATTTCCTTATTGAAGGAAGCGTTTGAGACATTACTGGACATGACAGAAACAGCAATCGTCGCGTATCGCGATGGAGACGTCGAAAAGGCAAAAGCGTTATCTGATCTTGATAACATCATTGACGAAACGACATACAAAGCGCTTCGCCAGTACATGCGTCATATGTCGCTTCAGCCGATCGTCGTCGATGAAGTCATGCAGTTTACGAATATTTGTCGCTATATCGAGCGGATGGGTGACCACTTGACGAACGTCGGGGAGCATCTGATCTATCTCGAAAAAGGAAAACACTATGATTTAAACGGATGA
- a CDS encoding DUF4912 domain-containing protein, with amino-acid sequence MLEQIIKMKEQGLTTKQIAAQLDTTEGKIKYAWTKYRKSLTEQPSTAAPKVKSKTVKQTKKSTAPVLDVVPSVQVMPSLERDAFGMATHYEDDILHAIVQSPTALYVYWELSELSKQLLETHYHTSFDSFRKELRVIDVTLVDYEQGQANRTYQFELPEMTNAWFVRPVAPNTTYIIEWGIQTIDGDFVPVLRSKPVETPRDEAVTDGRFAEVVQHWQYGEVEQPEWVEVLRPYSYFDRVR; translated from the coding sequence ATGCTTGAGCAAATCATTAAAATGAAAGAACAAGGGCTGACAACAAAACAAATCGCAGCTCAATTGGATACGACTGAAGGAAAAATCAAATACGCTTGGACTAAATATCGCAAATCATTAACAGAACAACCTTCTACAGCAGCACCGAAGGTAAAGTCGAAAACCGTCAAACAGACGAAGAAATCGACGGCACCAGTACTTGATGTCGTACCGTCTGTGCAAGTGATGCCGTCACTAGAGCGCGACGCATTCGGAATGGCGACGCACTATGAAGATGATATTCTCCATGCCATCGTTCAGTCACCGACGGCGTTATACGTCTACTGGGAGTTGTCTGAACTGTCAAAACAGTTACTCGAGACACATTACCATACATCGTTTGATTCGTTCCGAAAAGAGTTACGCGTCATCGATGTCACGCTCGTTGATTACGAACAAGGGCAGGCGAACCGGACGTATCAGTTTGAACTGCCGGAAATGACAAATGCTTGGTTCGTACGACCAGTAGCCCCGAACACTACATACATCATTGAATGGGGCATTCAAACGATCGATGGGGATTTTGTTCCTGTACTACGTTCGAAACCGGTTGAGACACCACGTGACGAAGCAGTCACAGATGGACGTTTTGCTGAAGTCGTCCAACATTGGCAATACGGAGAGGTCGAACAACCGGAATGGGTCGAAGTATTACGTCCGTATTCATACTTCGATCGCGTCCGGTAA
- a CDS encoding 1,4-alpha-glucan branching protein domain-containing protein: MRKGYFSLVLHAHLPYIRHEEAHRLEERWMYEAISETYIPLLWEVDRLSRPLGWTVSISPPVIEMLADPLIQERYIEHIEDTLRLINQELERDLDQKERDALMFYQDRYHDLLNTFLHWEKDLNRAFRHYKEQGYLELITCTATHGFSPHMLSEQAARSEIQTGLNCFERHYGFRPSGLWMPECAYTPGLDRILYEEGIRYTFVDEHSILNADPSPTHGIGAPVYSPHGVALFPRDQIISGKIWSSVIGYPGHPDYREFYRDLAYDREWDQIAEFMHPEGLRYDTGLKLHRVTGETDQKDYYVRDWAWQRTSEHAADFAQALGEHLDAYQGQDFPPFLVTAPFDAELFGHWWFEGPDFLGKAMERLEDQEIESISPATFLERHFQDIDTVHVAMGTWGRKGYAEVWINERNDWMIRHLHQLEKRLAGVVARNRHQDALTVKAKRQLIREYLLAVSSDWPFILDGQTTAQYAANRFREHVLRFEETERRLDAEELTMEWLDDRYREYPFLQDADIEPDVFLTAHDYYVAVKREKSWNTDAILLFVRQYDTSERPAENLAKRLAAAGENVYVVTEHEEAYRLQDGVHVYGVQVHGLPLVQTYNQLAALNLAFLRQAQALAKIVDFQVVHNFNMETASAAQAFSKVKEIPLVSNVYDLESERSPDRSGGLVVAIKRLEGDALRHSSVVYLEREESRHGVEQEYHVEKKPLRFEENLEKPYQHVTNPKKNG, encoded by the coding sequence ATGCGAAAAGGATATTTTTCACTCGTTTTACATGCACACTTACCATATATCCGTCACGAAGAGGCGCATCGTCTAGAAGAACGATGGATGTACGAAGCGATTTCAGAAACTTACATCCCGTTGCTCTGGGAAGTCGATCGTTTGTCACGTCCGCTCGGATGGACAGTCAGTATTTCACCACCTGTCATCGAGATGCTTGCCGACCCATTGATTCAAGAGCGTTATATTGAGCATATCGAGGATACATTACGATTGATCAATCAAGAATTAGAGCGAGACCTCGATCAAAAAGAACGAGATGCTTTGATGTTCTATCAAGATCGGTATCATGATTTATTGAATACGTTCCTTCACTGGGAAAAGGACTTGAATCGTGCCTTCCGTCATTACAAGGAGCAAGGCTACCTCGAATTGATTACCTGTACGGCGACGCACGGTTTCAGTCCACATATGTTGTCTGAACAAGCGGCGCGATCTGAAATTCAGACAGGATTGAATTGTTTCGAACGCCATTATGGGTTCCGTCCATCTGGTCTTTGGATGCCAGAGTGTGCGTATACGCCTGGTCTTGATCGTATTTTGTACGAAGAAGGCATTCGTTACACGTTTGTTGATGAACATTCGATATTAAACGCGGATCCGTCACCAACACACGGAATCGGTGCTCCCGTCTATTCTCCGCACGGTGTAGCGCTTTTCCCACGCGATCAAATCATCTCAGGGAAGATTTGGAGTTCCGTCATCGGATACCCAGGTCACCCGGATTATCGTGAGTTTTACCGGGACCTTGCGTATGATCGGGAATGGGATCAAATCGCTGAGTTCATGCATCCGGAAGGATTACGGTACGATACCGGATTGAAGTTGCATCGTGTAACTGGTGAAACGGATCAAAAAGACTATTACGTTCGCGACTGGGCTTGGCAACGGACGAGTGAGCACGCAGCAGACTTCGCGCAAGCACTCGGTGAACATCTAGATGCGTATCAAGGACAAGATTTTCCACCGTTTCTCGTAACAGCGCCATTTGATGCGGAACTGTTTGGTCACTGGTGGTTTGAAGGACCTGACTTCCTCGGTAAAGCGATGGAACGTTTAGAAGATCAAGAAATTGAATCGATCTCACCTGCTACGTTCCTTGAACGTCACTTCCAAGATATCGATACTGTTCATGTTGCAATGGGAACATGGGGACGTAAAGGATATGCGGAAGTCTGGATCAATGAACGAAATGACTGGATGATTCGTCACCTTCATCAACTTGAAAAGAGACTAGCAGGCGTCGTGGCACGAAATCGTCATCAAGATGCATTGACTGTCAAAGCGAAGCGTCAACTCATTCGAGAATATTTGCTTGCTGTCTCGAGCGACTGGCCGTTCATTCTAGATGGTCAGACGACAGCACAGTATGCAGCGAATCGTTTCCGGGAACATGTCCTTCGTTTCGAAGAGACAGAGCGACGTCTCGATGCCGAAGAACTGACAATGGAGTGGTTAGACGATCGTTATCGAGAATATCCATTCCTTCAAGATGCAGATATCGAACCGGATGTCTTCTTGACGGCTCATGATTATTATGTGGCGGTTAAACGCGAAAAATCTTGGAATACAGACGCCATCTTATTGTTTGTACGACAATATGACACGTCAGAACGACCAGCTGAAAATCTCGCCAAACGACTCGCAGCTGCTGGAGAAAATGTCTACGTCGTTACAGAACATGAAGAGGCGTATCGCCTACAAGATGGTGTGCATGTTTACGGTGTTCAAGTACACGGCTTACCACTCGTTCAGACATACAATCAGCTTGCGGCATTAAATCTAGCCTTTTTACGTCAAGCGCAAGCCTTGGCTAAAATCGTTGATTTCCAAGTCGTTCATAACTTCAACATGGAGACGGCATCAGCAGCGCAGGCTTTTTCGAAAGTAAAAGAAATTCCTCTCGTCAGTAACGTCTATGATTTAGAGAGTGAGCGTTCACCGGATCGTTCGGGTGGTCTTGTCGTTGCTATTAAACGTCTTGAAGGAGATGCGTTACGTCATTCTTCCGTTGTTTATTTAGAACGTGAAGAGTCGCGTCACGGGGTGGAACAAGAGTATCATGTCGAAAAGAAACCGCTTCGTTTTGAAGAGAACCTTGAAAAACCATATCAACACGTGACGAATCCGAAAAAGAACGGATGA
- the rpmG gene encoding 50S ribosomal protein L33, translated as MRVKITLACTETGDRTYITKKNKRNNPERLELKKYNPRLRKHTLHREVK; from the coding sequence ATGCGCGTTAAAATCACATTAGCTTGCACTGAAACTGGTGACCGTACTTATATCACTAAAAAGAACAAGCGTAACAACCCAGAGCGTCTTGAGTTGAAGAAATACAACCCACGTCTCCGTAAGCACACACTTCACCGTGAAGTGAAATAA
- a CDS encoding 5-formyltetrahydrofolate cyclo-ligase, whose protein sequence is MNKKEVRRLIKERLDQLDNRAEKERSIHERVLLLPEWQQATCVAITLAFRNECDTRMLIEQAWQEDKTVLIPKVVGDEMVFYEYRPEDQLQSNQMGIAEPTDSARRSVLDQAEFCLVPGRAYRRDGYRLGWGGGYYDRALVTYTGCKVSIAFSEQLLPDFEVEVFDIPVDLIVTDQEVIRC, encoded by the coding sequence ATGAACAAAAAAGAAGTACGTCGTTTGATCAAAGAGCGACTCGACCAGCTCGACAATCGTGCTGAGAAGGAACGATCGATCCACGAACGTGTCTTATTATTACCTGAATGGCAACAAGCGACGTGTGTGGCGATCACGTTAGCGTTTCGAAATGAATGTGATACGAGAATGTTGATTGAACAAGCATGGCAAGAGGACAAGACCGTCTTGATCCCGAAAGTAGTTGGAGATGAGATGGTCTTTTATGAATATAGACCAGAAGATCAATTGCAATCAAATCAGATGGGAATTGCTGAACCGACGGACTCGGCACGTCGCTCCGTACTTGATCAAGCGGAATTTTGCCTCGTTCCGGGACGTGCCTATCGCCGGGATGGTTACCGATTAGGATGGGGGGGGGGCTATTACGATCGAGCGCTCGTGACCTATACAGGGTGTAAAGTGTCGATTGCTTTTTCAGAACAGCTCCTTCCTGATTTTGAAGTGGAAGTCTTCGACATCCCGGTCGATCTGATCGTCACTGACCAAGAGGTCATCCGATGTTAA
- a CDS encoding DUF92 domain-containing protein — translation MLSVTILFCLVLASVGRYFRLLTTSGAVMTMVVGCGVSFGFGWKGLLVLLLFFGSSSLLSKVGQSKKRSVDSIVEKDGARDGWQVLANGGVAFVAALAYSLTMDTAYQLLFLFVIAASNADTWASEIGPLSRRDPWSLKTFRRVPAGTSGAMSLIGTIGTIAGAAFIALAAQWIFDLSVSHVLLVIGIGVLGSLLDTLFGAVWQRVYQCVVCGERTEKREHHGQPTTYVSGIRFLGNDAVNVMTSGLASGIGFIVVRFW, via the coding sequence ATGTTAAGTGTTACGATCTTATTTTGTCTCGTTCTTGCCTCGGTCGGACGGTATTTTCGTTTATTAACGACAAGTGGTGCTGTCATGACGATGGTCGTCGGATGTGGTGTCTCCTTTGGATTCGGTTGGAAGGGACTACTAGTACTCTTGCTCTTTTTTGGTAGTTCGAGTCTTTTATCGAAGGTCGGACAATCTAAAAAACGATCCGTCGACTCGATCGTTGAAAAAGACGGTGCGCGTGACGGATGGCAAGTACTTGCGAATGGTGGGGTAGCCTTCGTCGCTGCACTAGCGTATTCCCTGACGATGGATACGGCATATCAGTTATTATTTTTATTCGTCATCGCGGCATCCAATGCCGATACGTGGGCTTCTGAAATTGGTCCACTTTCTAGGCGCGATCCATGGTCTTTAAAAACCTTTCGACGGGTACCAGCAGGAACGAGTGGAGCGATGTCACTGATTGGAACGATCGGTACAATTGCTGGAGCTGCTTTCATCGCATTAGCAGCGCAGTGGATATTCGATCTTTCTGTAAGCCATGTCTTACTTGTAATCGGCATCGGTGTACTCGGAAGTCTACTCGATACGCTATTTGGAGCCGTCTGGCAACGCGTTTATCAATGTGTGGTTTGTGGAGAACGGACCGAAAAACGCGAGCATCATGGACAACCGACAACGTACGTCTCAGGTATTCGATTTCTTGGAAATGATGCTGTGAATGTCATGACGAGCGGTCTTGCAAGTGGAATTGGGTTTATCGTCGTCCGATTCTGGTAA
- a CDS encoding L-lactate dehydrogenase, which yields MELHAKVTRVALIGAGAVGSSFAYQMSTAGLCEELVIIDVNKAKAEGEAMDLNHGTPFSSSPMRIWAGDYTDCREAEVVVITAGAPQKPGETRLDLVAKNALIMKEMIRQIMDSGFDGIIVVASNPVDIMAHLAWKYSGLPKSRVFGSGTVLDTARLRQMLGEYFHIDSRNAHAYILGEHGDTEFAAWSNSRIYGKTIDELLAEDDRYSQADLDQIYINVRDAAYHIIERKGATYYAIGLGLVRIVRAILGNENCLLTVGAHVDGQYGISGIHIGVPAIINRQGVREIIEVSLTEEELKKFHHSAEVLRQTLEPVLQG from the coding sequence ATGGAATTACATGCGAAAGTGACACGGGTAGCACTTATTGGGGCCGGAGCAGTCGGTTCAAGCTTTGCTTATCAGATGTCAACAGCGGGACTTTGTGAGGAACTTGTCATCATTGATGTCAATAAAGCAAAAGCAGAAGGAGAAGCGATGGACCTCAACCATGGAACACCGTTCAGCTCTTCGCCGATGCGTATCTGGGCTGGCGATTATACGGATTGTCGGGAGGCTGAGGTCGTCGTCATCACGGCGGGTGCTCCTCAAAAACCAGGCGAGACAAGACTTGATCTCGTCGCAAAGAATGCGTTGATCATGAAAGAAATGATTCGTCAAATCATGGATTCCGGTTTTGACGGTATCATCGTCGTGGCTTCCAATCCGGTCGATATCATGGCCCATCTAGCTTGGAAATATTCTGGTCTTCCAAAATCTCGTGTATTTGGATCAGGAACGGTGCTTGATACAGCGCGTCTGCGTCAAATGCTAGGAGAATACTTTCACATTGATTCCCGGAATGCTCATGCCTACATTCTTGGAGAACATGGCGATACGGAATTTGCTGCCTGGAGTAATAGTCGTATCTATGGAAAGACGATTGACGAACTACTTGCTGAAGACGACCGTTATTCTCAAGCAGATCTCGATCAAATCTACATCAACGTTCGAGATGCTGCATATCATATCATCGAGCGTAAAGGAGCAACCTATTATGCGATCGGACTTGGACTCGTTCGCATCGTCCGAGCTATCCTTGGGAATGAAAACTGCTTGTTGACGGTCGGAGCGCATGTCGATGGACAATACGGGATCTCAGGCATTCACATTGGAGTACCAGCAATCATCAATCGTCAAGGTGTTCGTGAGATCATTGAAGTCTCATTGACGGAAGAAGAATTGAAAAAATTCCATCATTCTGCTGAAGTATTACGTCAGACACTTGAACCTGTCTTGCAAGGATGA
- a CDS encoding GNAT family N-acetyltransferase, translated as MYTFRKLTKEDAEQYWNLRLEGLKNHPDAFGHSFDDEQQTPLREVQEGLEGEPDSDEVWLGMFDGDTLFGFGQVKPYELSRESHKAMISAVYVSPEYRGGTGRALMEALIDEAKKLPDVEQVILAVLSGNEAAQSLYESLGFEVYAEDPDSVKLEDGTYRDDIWMKKYV; from the coding sequence ATGTATACTTTTCGAAAATTAACTAAAGAGGATGCAGAACAATACTGGAATCTACGCCTTGAGGGATTAAAAAATCATCCAGATGCGTTTGGTCATTCGTTTGATGATGAACAGCAAACCCCGCTCCGCGAAGTACAAGAAGGACTTGAAGGAGAACCCGACTCCGATGAAGTCTGGCTTGGTATGTTCGATGGTGATACATTGTTTGGGTTTGGTCAGGTCAAGCCTTATGAATTGTCACGTGAATCGCACAAAGCGATGATTTCGGCAGTATATGTATCGCCTGAATATCGTGGTGGCACAGGGCGCGCCCTAATGGAAGCCTTAATCGACGAGGCGAAGAAGTTACCAGACGTCGAGCAAGTCATTCTTGCTGTATTATCTGGAAATGAAGCAGCGCAAAGTCTTTACGAATCGCTCGGATTTGAAGTATATGCCGAAGATCCGGACTCTGTAAAATTAGAAGACGGCACATACCGTGATGATATTTGGATGAAAAAATACGTCTAG
- a CDS encoding M42 family metallopeptidase, giving the protein MKEVIRTIEELVSIPSPTGSTKEAITYVEKRLIAEGITYRKLEKGAILATLPGASNRTRLLTAHVDTLGAMVKEILPTGRLSLSQLGGYAWTAIEGENCLVHKMDGQTISGTIVFHHSSVHTSRETNKTERSADNIEVRLDIRSTTAEETRVAGIEVGDIVTFDPRFLYTETGFVKSRHLDDKASVALLLELIKEWKTIELPHTVQILISNYEEVGFGGNAGFTEEVAEYIAVDMGALGDGQHSDEFTVSICAKDGSGPYDLALRHQLTRLAQRNSIPYKVDIYPFYSSDASAAVSAGHDVRHGLFGPGIESSHSYERTHETSLQATYDLLHAYVKEPMVDEDTI; this is encoded by the coding sequence ATGAAAGAAGTCATACGTACGATTGAAGAGCTGGTCTCGATTCCAAGTCCGACAGGCTCGACAAAAGAAGCGATTACATATGTAGAAAAGCGGTTGATTGCAGAAGGGATCACGTACCGCAAACTTGAGAAGGGAGCGATCTTAGCGACTTTACCTGGTGCTTCAAACCGAACACGATTGCTGACGGCACATGTCGACACACTAGGGGCGATGGTAAAGGAGATCTTGCCAACAGGGCGACTCAGTTTATCGCAATTAGGTGGATATGCTTGGACAGCAATCGAAGGAGAGAACTGTCTCGTTCATAAGATGGACGGGCAAACAATTTCCGGTACGATCGTCTTCCATCATTCGAGTGTGCATACGTCGCGCGAGACGAATAAAACGGAACGGTCCGCCGATAATATCGAAGTACGACTTGATATTCGTTCGACGACAGCAGAAGAGACACGCGTTGCGGGAATCGAAGTAGGAGATATCGTAACATTTGATCCGCGTTTCCTTTATACAGAAACAGGATTCGTGAAGTCGCGTCATCTCGATGATAAAGCATCAGTTGCCTTATTGCTCGAATTGATCAAAGAATGGAAAACAATCGAATTACCACATACGGTCCAAATCCTGATTTCAAATTACGAAGAGGTTGGATTCGGTGGAAATGCTGGATTCACGGAAGAAGTCGCAGAATATATCGCGGTCGACATGGGGGCGTTAGGAGATGGTCAGCACTCTGACGAATTCACGGTCTCAATTTGTGCAAAAGATGGTTCCGGTCCGTACGACTTGGCGTTACGCCATCAGCTAACGCGTTTAGCACAACGTAATAGTATTCCATATAAGGTTGATATCTATCCGTTCTATAGCTCGGACGCCTCGGCAGCAGTGAGTGCGGGACACGATGTCCGCCACGGATTGTTTGGTCCAGGGATTGAATCGAGCCATTCCTACGAGCGAACACATGAGACATCGTTACAAGCGACATATGATTTACTACATGCATATGTAAAGGAGCCGATGGTTGATGAAGACACTATATGA
- a CDS encoding YqgQ family protein: protein MKTLYDVQQLLKTYGTFIYLGDRASDIAMMMLELDELQEAGVLEQRQYDSAKLILRHELKRSQSDDI from the coding sequence ATGAAGACACTATATGATGTCCAACAGTTACTCAAGACATACGGGACATTCATCTATCTTGGGGACCGAGCATCCGATATCGCGATGATGATGCTTGAACTCGATGAATTACAAGAAGCAGGTGTTTTGGAGCAACGTCAGTACGATTCGGCAAAACTCATCTTACGACATGAATTGAAGCGTTCCCAATCCGACGACATCTAA
- a CDS encoding ROK family glucokinase translates to MKWLLGVDIGGTTVKMAILDLQGIIVEKWEIETVVLNDGAQIPGDIAKSFFEKCQESNKRPEDFVGAGIGAPGFIDFNTGVVEKAVNIGWHNFELVGEFERLTGLPAVLENDANAAAIGEMWKGAGSGATELLAVTLGTGVGGGLITNGQIVHGTVGMAGEIGHITMLPEGGVLCGCGRKGCLETIASATGIARLGLEKRKGQETLLNDIKAVTAKDVFEAYEKGDRIATEVVEEVTFHLGLAVSNLANSINPEIIVIGGGVSKAGETLLAPLRQQFERFALPRVFGSTTFKIAELGNDAGVIGCAWLAKQMFLTK, encoded by the coding sequence ATGAAATGGTTACTCGGCGTTGATATCGGCGGAACGACAGTCAAGATGGCAATTTTAGATTTGCAAGGCATCATCGTGGAAAAATGGGAAATCGAGACGGTCGTTTTGAACGATGGCGCACAGATTCCAGGAGACATCGCAAAATCATTCTTTGAGAAGTGTCAAGAAAGTAATAAACGACCAGAAGATTTCGTCGGAGCGGGAATCGGCGCGCCGGGATTCATTGATTTCAATACGGGTGTCGTCGAAAAGGCAGTCAATATCGGTTGGCACAACTTTGAGCTTGTCGGTGAGTTCGAACGGTTAACAGGATTACCGGCCGTGCTTGAGAATGATGCGAATGCTGCAGCAATCGGCGAGATGTGGAAAGGTGCCGGTAGCGGTGCAACAGAATTGCTGGCGGTCACACTCGGTACAGGCGTTGGTGGTGGTCTAATCACGAACGGACAAATCGTGCATGGTACAGTCGGTATGGCAGGAGAAATCGGTCATATCACGATGTTGCCGGAAGGTGGCGTCCTATGTGGATGTGGACGTAAAGGGTGTCTCGAGACGATTGCTTCAGCCACAGGCATCGCTCGTCTTGGTCTTGAGAAACGTAAAGGGCAAGAAACGTTACTTAACGACATCAAAGCAGTGACGGCGAAAGATGTATTCGAAGCGTATGAGAAAGGGGATCGTATCGCAACGGAAGTTGTAGAAGAGGTAACGTTCCATCTCGGGCTTGCAGTTTCGAACTTGGCAAATAGTATTAATCCGGAAATCATCGTCATTGGTGGTGGTGTCTCAAAAGCTGGAGAGACGTTACTTGCTCCACTACGTCAACAATTCGAACGTTTTGCTTTACCACGGGTCTTCGGGTCGACGACATTTAAGATCGCCGAACTTGGAAACGATGCAGGAGTCATCGGATGCGCATGGCTTGCGAAACAAATGTTCCTCACAAAATGA